One genomic window of Glycine soja cultivar W05 chromosome 9, ASM419377v2, whole genome shotgun sequence includes the following:
- the LOC114366924 gene encoding acidic endochitinase-like: MKTLNKASLLLFPLLSLSLFINHSHAAGIAVYWGQNGGEGTLAEACNTGNYQYVNIAFLSTFGNGQTPQLNLAGHCDPNNNGCTGLSSDINTCQDLGIKVLLSLGGGAGSYSLSSADDATQLANYLWENFLGGQTGSGPLGDVILDGIDFDIESGGSDHYDDLARALNSFSSQSKVYLSAAPQCIIPDAHLDAAIQTGLFDYVWVQFYNNPSCQYSSGNTNDLINSWNQWITVPASLVFMGLPASEAAAPSGGFVPADVLTSQILPVIKQSSNYGGVMLWDRFNDVQNGYSNAIIGSVN; this comes from the exons ATGAAAACCCTTAACAAAGCCTCATTACTCTTATTCCCTCTCTTGTCCCTTTCCTTATTTATCAACCATTCCCATGCAGCAGGAATCGCTGTGTACTGGGGCCAAAACGGTGGAGAAGGCACCTTAGCAGAAGCTTGCAACACAGGAAACTACCAATATGTGAACATAGCCTTCTTGTCCACTTTTGGAAATGGCCAAACCCCACAACTCAACCTTGCTGGTCATTGTGACCCTAACAACAATGGTTGCACAGGGTTGAGCAGTGATATCAATACTTGCCAAGACCTTGGCATCAAAGTGTTGCTCTCTCTTGGAGGTGGTGCTGGAAGCTACTCCCTCAGCTCAGCTGATGATGCCACACAACTTGCAAACTACCTCTGGGAGAATTTCCTTGGAGGCCAAACTG GATCAGGGCCATTAGGTGATGTTATCTTGGATGGCATTGACTTTGACATTGAGTCTGGTGGGAGTGACCATTATGATGACCTAGCCAGGGCACTAAACAGCTTCAGCTCACAGAGTAAGGTGTACTTGTCCGCAGCCCCACAGTGCATAATCCCTGATGCACACTTGGATGCTGCCATCCAAACTGGGCTCTTTGACTATGTGTGGGTTCAGTTCTACAACAACCCTTCATGCCAATACTCCAGTGGAAACACCAACGATTTGATCAATTCATGGAACCAGTGGATCACAGTGCCAGCTTCTCTAGTCTTCATGGGGCTTCCTGCATCTGAAGCAGCTGCTCCAAGTGGTGGCTTTGTGCCTGCTGATGTGTTAACCTCTCAGATTCTTCCTGTGATTAAACAGTCTTCAAATTATGGTGGAGTCATGCTTTGGGACAGATTCAATGATGTCCAAAATGGTTATAGTAATGCTATTATTGGAagtgttaattaa